A single region of the Marinobacter salinus genome encodes:
- the ftsL gene encoding cell division protein FtsL, translated as MGAVAIEQPIKSAKRNKQRVRDGVAAAVRISRQVFEATRQKNVLVSLILVVLLLASSIGVVVSSHENRELFNTLTHLQGERDRFHREWSQLLLEQSALSAHGRVENLAAERFSMVVPGRQDIVLVPLMSAAAPK; from the coding sequence ATGGGCGCGGTAGCCATAGAGCAGCCGATCAAGTCGGCCAAGCGTAACAAACAGAGAGTGCGTGACGGTGTTGCAGCAGCTGTGCGGATTTCTCGTCAGGTTTTTGAAGCGACCAGGCAAAAAAACGTACTGGTATCACTGATCTTGGTGGTGCTGTTGCTGGCGTCGTCGATCGGAGTGGTTGTCAGCTCTCACGAAAACCGTGAACTCTTCAATACGTTGACTCACCTCCAGGGCGAGCGGGATCGGTTCCACAGAGAGTGGAGCCAACTGTTGCTGGAGCAGAGTGCGCTCAGTGCTCACGGCCGGGTAGAAAACTTGGCCGCCGAACGGTTCAGTATGGTCGTTCCAGGTCGTCAGGACATTGTTCTGGTGCCGCTTATGTCGGCGGCTGCCCCAAAATAA
- the rsmH gene encoding 16S rRNA (cytosine(1402)-N(4))-methyltransferase RsmH — translation MTSDRRQKDGATLPHRSVLLDSAVDYLISDPDGKYVDATFGRGGHSRLILDRLAEKGHLLGIDKDPEAIGVAEQFAIKDARFSWFHGSFAELDLALARREWRDVNGVLMDLGVSSPQLDDASRGFSFMRDGPLDMRMNPQQSPSAAEWLAQAEEQDIANVIWRYGEERFSRRIARLVVERRQEEAIETTRQLAELVSEAVPKKEKHKHPATRTFQAIRIFINRELEDLEAGLHAAVEHLAPGGRLVVISFHSLEDRLVKRFMRDLARGPQLPKGIPVTADQEASAFRLIGKASKAGADEVGENVRARSAVMRVLERIEANTNSQGGA, via the coding sequence ATGACCTCCGATCGCAGGCAGAAGGACGGGGCAACGCTTCCGCATCGCTCGGTTCTTTTGGACTCGGCGGTCGACTACCTGATCAGTGACCCCGATGGCAAATATGTGGATGCGACTTTCGGTCGTGGAGGCCACAGTCGCCTGATTCTGGATCGCCTTGCAGAAAAAGGTCACCTGTTGGGCATCGATAAGGATCCCGAAGCGATCGGAGTGGCCGAACAGTTCGCCATCAAGGACGCACGTTTCTCCTGGTTTCATGGGTCGTTTGCGGAGCTTGATCTGGCACTTGCGCGCAGGGAATGGCGAGATGTTAACGGTGTTCTCATGGACCTCGGCGTATCGTCCCCCCAGCTTGATGACGCCTCACGCGGCTTCAGTTTCATGCGGGACGGTCCCCTGGATATGCGAATGAACCCGCAACAATCCCCAAGTGCCGCAGAGTGGCTTGCCCAGGCGGAAGAACAGGACATCGCGAATGTGATCTGGCGATACGGTGAGGAGCGATTCTCCCGGCGTATCGCCCGGCTTGTTGTCGAGCGCCGTCAGGAAGAGGCCATCGAAACGACTCGCCAGCTTGCAGAGCTGGTCAGTGAAGCGGTGCCTAAAAAGGAAAAGCACAAACACCCTGCCACCCGGACCTTTCAGGCCATCCGGATTTTTATTAATCGGGAGCTGGAAGATCTGGAGGCTGGGCTGCATGCGGCCGTGGAGCATCTGGCGCCCGGTGGCCGGCTGGTGGTGATCAGTTTTCATTCACTTGAAGATCGGCTGGTCAAGCGGTTCATGAGGGATCTGGCTCGCGGGCCTCAGTTGCCGAAAGGCATACCGGTGACGGCCGACCAGGAAGCGTCAGCATTTCGTCTGATTGGCAAGGCCAGCAAGGCAGGAGCTGACGAGGTGGGTGAGAACGTCAGGGCCCGGAGCGCAGTGATGCGGGTTCTTGAGCGCATTGAGGCCAATACAAATTCACAGGGGGGCGCGTGA
- the mraZ gene encoding division/cell wall cluster transcriptional repressor MraZ, giving the protein MSNFLGSHAINMDAKGRLAIPTKVREELAQSCGGRIVLTANADEERCLLVYPEPEWEELRPKIEALPNMNKAARRLQRLLLGNAAPMELDSAGRILIPPTLRSYAYFEKKLMLIGQGKKLELWSEERWFAWLDESSDDEDMPPEMEALSL; this is encoded by the coding sequence ATGAGCAATTTTCTCGGCAGTCATGCCATCAATATGGATGCGAAGGGTCGCCTGGCGATCCCCACCAAGGTGCGCGAAGAGCTTGCGCAGTCTTGTGGCGGCCGCATTGTATTGACTGCCAATGCCGATGAAGAGAGGTGTTTGCTGGTTTATCCAGAGCCTGAATGGGAAGAGTTGCGGCCCAAAATTGAAGCGTTGCCCAATATGAACAAGGCTGCTCGCCGGCTTCAACGGTTGCTGCTTGGTAATGCTGCGCCAATGGAACTCGACTCCGCAGGACGTATCCTCATTCCGCCGACTTTAAGAAGCTATGCCTATTTTGAGAAAAAACTGATGCTGATTGGCCAGGGTAAAAAGCTGGAGCTCTGGAGTGAGGAGCGCTGGTTTGCCTGGCTGGATGAGTCTTCTGATGATGAAGATATGCCGCCTGAAATGGAGGCGCTCTCATTATGA
- the rsmI gene encoding 16S rRNA (cytidine(1402)-2'-O)-methyltransferase — MKSEVGGSVSKTDSKEQSPGVLYIVATPIGNLADMSPRATAILSRVDVVAAEDTRHSGRLLQHLGLQKRLIALHDHNERNRAAGLLDELEAGHDVALISDAGTPLISDPGYVLVREARNRGLTVSPVPGPCALVTALSAAGLPTDRFLFVGFLPAKRTGRRAALDQLRQESATLVFYESPHRILGAVRDIAEVLGEEREIVLGRELTKAFETFYSGCVSEVLSVLEADPHGTKGEFVVMIRGAEPVASDEDAGALDVDRLIRLLLPELPVKKVAKLVAELSGRPKNELYQRALELKQG; from the coding sequence TTGAAATCCGAGGTTGGAGGGTCGGTATCCAAAACCGACAGCAAGGAACAGTCCCCAGGGGTTCTTTATATCGTGGCGACCCCGATAGGTAACCTGGCTGACATGTCTCCCAGGGCCACCGCCATTCTGTCCCGGGTTGACGTGGTTGCCGCGGAAGACACTCGCCACAGTGGTCGTCTTCTTCAGCATCTAGGGCTCCAGAAACGCCTGATTGCATTGCACGATCACAATGAGCGGAATCGGGCCGCAGGCCTGTTGGATGAACTGGAGGCAGGGCACGATGTTGCGCTGATTTCGGATGCGGGCACGCCGCTGATCTCGGACCCGGGATACGTTCTGGTGCGCGAAGCACGAAACCGGGGGCTGACGGTTTCCCCGGTGCCCGGGCCCTGTGCTCTGGTCACCGCTCTCAGCGCTGCCGGCCTGCCCACAGACCGTTTTCTGTTTGTCGGATTTCTGCCTGCGAAACGCACGGGGAGGCGCGCTGCCCTCGACCAGCTCCGGCAGGAGTCAGCGACTCTGGTGTTCTATGAATCGCCTCACCGAATACTGGGTGCAGTGAGGGATATCGCTGAAGTCCTGGGCGAGGAGCGGGAAATCGTGCTTGGTCGGGAGTTGACCAAGGCTTTTGAAACCTTTTATTCCGGGTGTGTGAGTGAAGTGCTTTCAGTGCTTGAAGCGGATCCGCATGGTACCAAGGGCGAGTTCGTAGTGATGATTCGGGGTGCGGAGCCTGTTGCCAGTGATGAAGATGCCGGCGCGCTGGATGTCGACCGCCTGATCAGACTGCTGTTGCCGGAGTTGCCTGTGAAGAAAGTCGCTAAACTGGTGGCGGAGCTCAGCGGCCGTCCGAAAAACGAGCTCTATCAAAGGGCGCTCGAGTTGAAGCAGGGTTGA
- a CDS encoding penicillin-binding protein activator, producing the protein MPPLDRRHKPISPEYFELAMIKNRINHRALASVFAVALLSAGCASVNLQSHIAQSPEQALELAGQESNRDTAQRYLLRIANRFQDQGDHIAARTLLQSPQLTQLAPPLEDQKRLLSMASAVALDDSDWARNLVINLTPDSFIGYSPELVSRAADLQAQTYSLAGDRVSSAMTLILLAQTDSTVNPQEVHNRIWQLLKSVSDPELQTISSKAIGYETQGWLELASALRAQGAGLDEQGRIIRRWQNDWPAHPAAQVLPSELQLIATLAQSRPEKIALAIPLNGPLASAGKAIRDGFVAAYYLDDSVDHSKTDIQIVDTSGQAFSELYQQLSRKDIDLIVGPLEKDALAGLRSLNTLPVPALGLNYLPAGNQIPDGLYQFGLSAEDEARQIADRLAAESIQDVLILIPQGEWGDRIEAALLQRMADTNTTALDIARFFREDNLRAVTADLLGITVSRDRAIQVERTIGMDVEFEPRRRQDAEAIVMVADPTVARQFKPLFAYYFGGDLPVYSPSIVYEGTPDPSRDRDLNDVIFTDIPWVIGKPSELRTQSTRYLSGTRGQLGRLFAMGADAWQLSKRLPLLKQVNTASLTGETGVLTMTPEGSIHRQQMWAQFRNGIPEILPEQEKPMADAETAEADENVGNTGQ; encoded by the coding sequence TTGCCACCGTTAGACCGGCGCCACAAGCCCATTTCTCCGGAGTATTTCGAGCTTGCCATGATCAAGAACCGTATCAACCATCGAGCCCTGGCCAGTGTATTTGCCGTGGCACTGCTGTCAGCGGGTTGCGCGAGCGTTAATTTGCAGTCCCATATTGCCCAGAGTCCAGAGCAGGCTCTTGAACTGGCAGGACAGGAAAGCAATCGTGACACAGCCCAGCGTTATTTGCTGCGTATTGCCAACCGGTTCCAGGACCAGGGTGACCACATAGCGGCCCGAACGCTACTGCAGAGTCCCCAACTCACGCAACTGGCGCCCCCACTGGAAGACCAGAAGCGCCTGCTTTCAATGGCGAGCGCAGTCGCGCTTGATGACAGCGACTGGGCCCGCAACCTGGTTATCAACCTGACACCTGACAGTTTTATTGGCTATAGCCCCGAGCTGGTAAGCCGCGCGGCAGACCTTCAGGCCCAGACCTACTCTCTTGCCGGAGATAGGGTGTCTTCAGCCATGACCCTGATTCTTCTGGCTCAGACAGACAGCACTGTAAATCCGCAAGAGGTGCATAACCGGATCTGGCAATTACTCAAGTCCGTTTCTGACCCCGAACTCCAAACCATCAGCAGTAAGGCCATCGGCTATGAAACGCAGGGGTGGCTAGAGCTTGCCTCAGCGCTTCGGGCGCAGGGAGCCGGGCTTGACGAACAGGGCCGCATCATTCGTCGCTGGCAGAACGATTGGCCGGCACACCCGGCCGCGCAAGTGCTCCCCTCCGAACTGCAACTGATTGCTACCCTGGCTCAAAGCCGGCCGGAAAAAATTGCGCTGGCCATACCGTTGAACGGACCACTGGCCAGTGCCGGCAAGGCAATCCGCGACGGGTTTGTCGCCGCGTACTATCTCGACGACTCAGTAGACCACAGCAAAACCGACATACAAATTGTCGACACATCGGGCCAGGCATTCAGCGAGCTATACCAACAGTTGTCCAGAAAGGATATCGATCTGATCGTTGGCCCCCTCGAAAAGGATGCTCTAGCAGGTCTCCGGTCGCTAAACACACTTCCCGTCCCGGCACTTGGCCTCAACTATCTTCCAGCCGGCAACCAGATACCGGATGGGCTGTACCAGTTCGGACTGTCTGCCGAAGATGAAGCGCGCCAGATTGCCGATCGCCTGGCAGCCGAAAGTATTCAGGATGTACTGATTCTGATTCCTCAGGGAGAGTGGGGAGACCGCATAGAGGCGGCGCTCTTGCAGCGCATGGCCGACACCAACACGACGGCCCTGGATATCGCAAGGTTTTTCCGGGAGGACAATCTCAGGGCTGTGACAGCGGACCTTCTTGGCATTACTGTTTCCCGGGATCGTGCAATCCAGGTTGAACGTACGATCGGCATGGACGTGGAGTTTGAACCGAGACGACGGCAGGATGCCGAGGCAATCGTTATGGTCGCGGATCCGACTGTGGCCCGTCAGTTCAAGCCACTGTTCGCGTATTATTTCGGTGGCGACCTTCCAGTCTACTCTCCGTCTATTGTTTATGAAGGCACACCGGATCCCTCCCGCGACCGGGATCTGAATGACGTGATCTTTACGGATATCCCCTGGGTCATTGGCAAGCCAAGCGAACTCAGAACGCAGTCGACCAGATACCTCTCCGGCACTCGTGGCCAGCTTGGCCGACTGTTTGCCATGGGCGCCGATGCATGGCAACTGAGCAAAAGGTTGCCATTACTCAAGCAGGTGAATACGGCCTCACTGACCGGGGAGACAGGCGTGCTGACAATGACGCCGGAAGGCAGCATCCACCGTCAGCAGATGTGGGCGCAGTTCAGAAATGGCATACCCGAAATACTTCCCGAGCAGGAAAAACCGATGGCGGATGCAGAGACTGCGGAAGCTGACGAAAACGTTGGCAATACAGGACAATAA
- a CDS encoding YraN family protein: protein MEGRKNLGNHFEEVAARYLTSRGVFILERNVYNRGGEIDLIGRDKDTLVFFEVRYRGPGSLTDSASSINFPKQRRLLKSASFYLHKHGLWDTLSRIDVIAISPGTVKKYRVQWIKNAIQAE, encoded by the coding sequence ATGGAAGGCAGAAAGAATCTTGGCAACCACTTTGAGGAAGTTGCCGCCCGCTACCTAACCAGTCGCGGCGTATTTATTCTCGAACGGAATGTCTACAACCGCGGTGGCGAGATAGACCTGATCGGGCGGGACAAGGATACCCTGGTTTTCTTTGAAGTTCGCTATCGAGGCCCCGGAAGCCTCACAGACTCAGCCAGCTCGATCAATTTTCCAAAACAGCGCCGATTACTGAAATCGGCGTCTTTCTATCTTCACAAACATGGGCTTTGGGATACCTTAAGCCGAATAGATGTAATTGCCATAAGCCCGGGAACCGTCAAAAAATACCGGGTACAATGGATTAAAAATGCAATTCAGGCAGAGTAA
- a CDS encoding D-sedoheptulose-7-phosphate isomerase, translating to MTDTEHQINQWFASHMEHTAQAASTVGPAIEDVADAFVGTLLQDGKIITCANGSANVLAQYFCTALLNRFDQDRPALPAINLGADATTYSAICRDNRFNDTFSRQVRAIGKSGDLLFVIVDDGHKANLIQAIQAAHDREMNIVVLSAREKSDITSLLHPEDHEIALNNLSPTEATPLLLVIINALCGLIDSKLFGG from the coding sequence ATGACCGATACCGAACACCAGATAAATCAATGGTTCGCGAGTCATATGGAGCACACCGCACAGGCAGCGAGCACGGTGGGTCCGGCAATTGAGGATGTCGCAGATGCTTTCGTCGGCACTCTGCTTCAGGACGGGAAAATTATCACCTGCGCCAATGGAAGCGCCAACGTACTTGCCCAGTACTTCTGCACAGCTCTATTAAATCGTTTTGATCAGGACCGCCCGGCACTCCCGGCCATCAACCTGGGTGCTGACGCGACAACCTATTCAGCCATATGCCGTGACAACCGGTTTAATGACACGTTTTCTCGCCAGGTCAGGGCAATTGGCAAGTCAGGCGACCTACTGTTCGTTATCGTTGATGACGGCCACAAAGCCAACCTGATACAAGCGATTCAGGCCGCCCATGACAGGGAAATGAACATCGTAGTACTCAGTGCGCGGGAGAAATCCGACATAACCTCTCTTCTGCACCCCGAAGACCATGAGATCGCACTGAATAACCTCAGCCCGACAGAGGCGACACCTTTGCTGCTGGTCATCATCAATGCCCTGTGCGGACTGATCGACAGCAAACTTTTCGGTGGGTAA
- a CDS encoding ClpXP protease specificity-enhancing factor, producing MTSSRPYLVRAFNEWILDNDCTPYIVVDAGVQGVQVPNEHVANGQIVLNISPGAVRSLVVGNGALEFSARFGGVPMQVFIPLQAVMAIYAKENGEGMVFGSEPGSPDPDGTNDRDGSEQSGGQEERPSGRPTLKVVK from the coding sequence ATGACATCCAGTCGCCCTTATCTTGTTAGGGCCTTCAATGAATGGATACTGGACAATGACTGCACCCCATACATTGTTGTGGATGCGGGTGTTCAGGGCGTTCAAGTGCCGAATGAGCACGTGGCCAATGGCCAGATTGTCCTTAATATCAGTCCGGGTGCGGTCCGGAGTTTAGTCGTTGGAAACGGGGCTTTGGAATTCAGTGCCCGGTTTGGCGGCGTACCCATGCAGGTGTTCATTCCGCTCCAGGCGGTCATGGCAATTTATGCCAAGGAGAACGGTGAAGGCATGGTGTTCGGTAGTGAGCCGGGCTCTCCCGATCCGGACGGTACTAATGATAGAGACGGATCGGAACAGAGCGGTGGGCAGGAAGAGCGACCTTCCGGACGCCCAACCCTGAAAGTCGTCAAGTAG
- a CDS encoding glutathione S-transferase N-terminal domain-containing protein — translation MGVVTKRSSMTFFSDPASHYSHRVRIVLAEKGVTVDVVDVDPDNPPAELADLNPYNALPTLVDRDLVLYEPNIMMEYLDERFPHPPLLPVYPVARANSRLMIHRIQKDWCGLVDQILAQPNAKASEAARKELRESLLATAPLFGEMPFFLSEEFTIVDCCIAPILWRLPALGIELNDKQAKPLQKYMESIFSREGFKASLSDLEEDIRS, via the coding sequence ATGGGCGTTGTGACCAAGCGGTCATCAATGACGTTTTTCTCGGATCCAGCCAGCCACTATAGTCACAGGGTGCGCATTGTTCTGGCAGAGAAGGGTGTTACGGTCGATGTTGTAGATGTGGATCCCGATAACCCGCCGGCCGAGCTGGCCGACCTGAATCCGTACAACGCCCTGCCAACGCTGGTGGATCGTGATCTTGTGCTCTATGAGCCCAACATCATGATGGAGTATCTGGACGAGCGTTTTCCCCACCCGCCGCTGTTGCCCGTGTATCCGGTTGCCCGCGCAAACAGTCGTCTGATGATCCATCGGATTCAGAAAGACTGGTGCGGCTTGGTGGATCAGATTCTTGCCCAGCCCAATGCGAAAGCATCTGAAGCTGCTCGTAAAGAGCTTCGAGAGAGTCTGCTGGCGACAGCGCCTTTGTTTGGTGAAATGCCGTTCTTCCTGTCCGAAGAATTTACCATCGTTGATTGCTGCATTGCTCCCATCCTCTGGCGTTTGCCGGCGCTGGGTATTGAGTTGAATGACAAGCAGGCAAAACCGCTGCAGAAGTACATGGAGAGCATCTTCAGCCGTGAGGGTTTCAAGGCCAGTCTTTCAGATCTCGAAGAAGACATTCGCAGCTGA
- a CDS encoding cytochrome c1, with translation MRKLIFGLFIAILPALGLAAGGAGVPLDHIETDHTNKESLQSGASLFTNYCMGCHSMEYARYKRVADDLEIPAELYEENLIFTGAKIGELMKNSMSKDMAAGWFGAPPPDLTLEARLRGESWVYSYLRGFYKDESRPLGVNNVVFPNVGMPHVMYGLQGLCAVEPHIGVKPSVEPLSGNINNADVCPEYAIEGSMSAEEFDQAMYDLTNFLSYMADPVKVERERLGIFVLIFVAIFFVFAYLLNREYWKDVH, from the coding sequence ATGAGAAAGCTGATTTTTGGTCTTTTCATCGCAATCCTGCCAGCTCTTGGGCTGGCAGCCGGTGGCGCCGGTGTTCCTCTCGATCATATCGAGACGGATCACACCAACAAGGAATCGCTGCAGAGCGGCGCGAGTCTGTTCACCAACTATTGTATGGGGTGCCACTCTATGGAGTATGCCCGTTACAAGCGTGTTGCCGACGATCTGGAGATCCCTGCAGAGCTTTATGAGGAGAACCTGATCTTCACTGGCGCCAAGATTGGTGAGCTGATGAAGAATTCGATGAGCAAGGACATGGCGGCGGGCTGGTTTGGTGCGCCTCCCCCTGATCTGACTCTCGAAGCCCGACTGCGTGGCGAGTCATGGGTGTATTCCTACCTTCGTGGGTTCTATAAGGACGAAAGCCGGCCTCTTGGTGTCAACAATGTGGTTTTCCCGAACGTGGGCATGCCGCACGTGATGTATGGTTTGCAGGGGCTGTGTGCCGTCGAACCACATATTGGGGTAAAGCCAAGCGTTGAGCCGTTGAGTGGCAATATCAATAACGCGGACGTATGTCCCGAGTATGCCATTGAGGGCAGTATGTCTGCCGAGGAGTTTGATCAGGCGATGTATGACCTGACCAACTTCCTGTCGTACATGGCCGATCCGGTCAAGGTGGAGCGTGAGCGTCTGGGGATCTTCGTATTGATCTTCGTTGCGATCTTCTTCGTCTTTGCCTACTTGCTCAACCGTGAGTACTGGAAAGACGTACACTGA
- a CDS encoding cytochrome b — MQKLIQWVDDRLPVVDAWNKHLAKYYAPKNFNVWYFFGSLAMLVLVNQLVTGIWLTMSYNPSAEGAFSSVEYIMRDVEWGWLLRYLHSTGASAFFIVVYLHMFRGLMYGSYQKPRELIWLFGMLIYLVLMAEAFMGYLLPWGQMSYWGAQVIVNLFGAIPVIGDDLSLWIRGDYLISGITLNRFFALHVVALPIVLLGLVVLHILALHEVGSNNPDGIDIKKNKDENGIPKDGIPFHPYYSVHDLVGVAVFFFIFFVVVFFFPEMGGLFLEKPNFEPANALKTPAHIAPVWYFTPFYAMLRAVTVDLFGLPAKFWGVVVMGGAIAILFVLPWLDRSPVRSMRYKGWLSKIALAIFAVSFVILGYLGLVPATEGRTTVAQILTVLYFLYFILMPFYTRMEKTKPVPERVTG; from the coding sequence ATGCAGAAGCTAATTCAGTGGGTAGACGATCGTCTGCCAGTCGTTGATGCCTGGAACAAACACCTGGCCAAGTATTACGCGCCGAAGAACTTCAACGTGTGGTATTTCTTTGGCTCGCTGGCGATGCTGGTGCTCGTTAACCAGTTGGTCACCGGTATCTGGCTGACCATGAGTTACAACCCTTCGGCGGAAGGCGCGTTCTCCTCGGTCGAATACATCATGCGTGATGTTGAGTGGGGGTGGCTGTTGCGTTATCTCCACTCCACCGGTGCTTCCGCGTTCTTTATCGTGGTTTATTTGCACATGTTCCGGGGTCTGATGTACGGCTCGTACCAGAAGCCCCGGGAGCTCATCTGGCTTTTCGGCATGCTGATCTACCTCGTGCTCATGGCCGAAGCTTTCATGGGTTATCTGCTGCCCTGGGGACAGATGTCATACTGGGGTGCCCAGGTAATCGTCAACCTGTTCGGTGCTATCCCGGTGATCGGTGACGACCTGTCGTTATGGATCCGTGGTGACTACCTGATTTCCGGCATTACGCTGAACCGATTCTTCGCCCTGCATGTTGTGGCTCTGCCGATCGTACTTCTCGGTCTGGTCGTTCTGCACATCCTGGCCTTGCACGAAGTGGGTTCCAACAACCCTGACGGTATCGATATCAAGAAAAACAAGGACGAGAATGGCATCCCGAAAGACGGTATCCCGTTCCATCCTTACTACTCTGTTCACGACCTTGTAGGCGTGGCGGTTTTCTTCTTCATTTTCTTCGTCGTGGTGTTTTTCTTCCCTGAGATGGGCGGACTGTTTCTGGAGAAGCCAAACTTTGAGCCAGCGAATGCTCTCAAGACTCCGGCACACATTGCTCCTGTCTGGTACTTCACGCCTTTTTACGCGATGCTTCGCGCAGTTACGGTTGACCTGTTCGGGTTGCCGGCCAAATTCTGGGGTGTGGTTGTAATGGGCGGCGCTATAGCCATCCTGTTCGTACTGCCCTGGTTGGACAGGAGTCCGGTTCGATCCATGCGCTACAAAGGCTGGCTCAGTAAAATTGCCCTTGCGATTTTTGCCGTAAGCTTTGTTATTCTGGGTTACCTTGGTCTGGTTCCGGCGACGGAAGGGCGCACCACTGTCGCGCAAATTCTGACAGTGCTGTACTTCCTCTACTTCATTCTTATGCCGTTCTATACACGCATGGAGAAAACCAAGCCAGTACCAGAGAGGGTGACAGGATAA
- the petA gene encoding ubiquinol-cytochrome c reductase iron-sulfur subunit, translated as MSNGDVSQGRRRFLIGATSVVGGVGVVGAAVPFVASWNPSAKAEAAGAPVTVNISKIEPGQQITVSWRGKPVWIVRRTDQMLENIDKLNDQVKDPQSEEPQQPQYIEGAYRAIKPEIAVLVGLCTHLGCVPSYRPEVAPADLGKDWLGGFFCPCHGSHYDLAGRVYQAQPAPLNLEVPPYRFDDDVTLTIGLDPEAA; from the coding sequence ATGAGTAATGGCGACGTGAGCCAAGGCCGGCGCAGGTTTCTGATCGGCGCTACGTCCGTGGTAGGTGGAGTCGGCGTCGTCGGTGCGGCAGTTCCTTTCGTGGCATCCTGGAATCCCAGTGCCAAGGCGGAAGCAGCTGGTGCGCCGGTAACCGTCAATATCAGCAAAATTGAGCCGGGCCAGCAAATTACCGTGTCGTGGCGTGGTAAACCTGTCTGGATTGTCCGCCGTACCGATCAGATGTTGGAAAACATCGATAAGTTGAATGACCAGGTGAAGGATCCTCAGTCCGAAGAGCCGCAACAGCCTCAGTACATTGAGGGTGCTTACCGGGCGATCAAGCCCGAGATCGCTGTTCTGGTCGGGCTCTGTACTCACTTGGGGTGTGTGCCTTCTTACCGTCCTGAAGTGGCGCCCGCAGATCTGGGGAAAGACTGGCTGGGCGGCTTTTTCTGCCCCTGTCATGGTTCGCACTACGACCTGGCCGGCCGGGTTTATCAGGCGCAGCCTGCTCCCCTGAACCTCGAGGTACCGCCTTATCGTTTCGACGATGATGTGACCCTTACGATTGGTCTTGATCCGGAGGCAGCGTAA